TACAAATGGAATGAGCAGATGTTTGTCAAGCATGGCAATGAAAGCAGATTCAAGCATGCTAACCCGGTGATAAAATACATTTCAAATCACAGGAAAAGAGCCATCCTGAACCTCCTCTCCCCAAAAAATACAGATAAGATGCTTGATGCAGGATGCGGCTCCGGCATAATATTGAGGGAAATAAAAGAAGGCAGCGTTATTGGCATTGATTGCTCTGCTACAGCGCTAAGGCAGGCCAGGAAAAATATGCAGGGTAAAAATACAAAGCTGATGATGGCAGATGTCCAGAAACTCCCATTCAAAAAAAACAGCTTCAATAAAATAATCTGCTCTGAGGTAATTGAGCACCTGCCCAGCCCGGCAAAAGTCATAGATGAAATAAAAAGGGTTTCTAAAAGAGGCGCAATAGTTATTTTTACAATACCTAATCAGCCTTTGCTGGACAAGATAGCGTATATGTTCAGAAAACTGAATGTAAAAAAAGGAGAGCTGGATTTGGACATGGAGTGGCACATACATAAATTTAACCTGAAGAAATTCAGGCAGCTGATAAAAAACAAATTCAAAATAATCAAAATAAAGAGAAGCCCATTCTTATTCCCTCTCAGCTACATTATCCAATGCAGGAATTAAAAAGCTAAATTAAAATGTGCGGCATAAGCGGATTTAATTTCGAGGACAAGGCATCAATAAAAAAGATGTGCGATGTTATAGTACATCGCGGCCCAGATCAGGGCGGGATTTACACAGACAAAGGCATTTCTTTGGGCCACAGAAGGCTGAGCATCATTGACCTCAGCGAAAAGGGAATGCAGCCGATGTGCAATGAAGACAAGGACATCTGGATTGTTTTTAACGGCGAAATATATAATTACAAGGAACTGAGGTTAGATCTCGAAAATAAAGCTCATAAGTTCCGCAGTGAAACAGATACCGAAACAATAGTGCACGCTTATGAGGAATATGGGGAAGACTCTGTTAAAAAGCTGAATGGCGATTTTGCATATGCAATATATGACGGCAAAAAAAAGAAGCTCTTGCTTGCAAGGGACAGGCTCGGAATAAAGCCATTGTATTACTATCTGGACAGCAATAAGATAATATTTGCTTCTGAAATAAAGGCAATACTGCAGCATAAAATAAAAAAAGAGGTAAATTTAGAGTCATTAAACAGGTTCATCACATTGAGATACATACCGCCTTCAGAAACAATTTTCAAAAATATCTATAAATTAAAGCCAGGGCATCTGCTGTCCTATGATTTAAAGAATAAAACTCACGCTATAATCAGATACTGGATCCCGGATATTTCAAATGGCAATATTCTTCCGGCTTCTGAGAACTTTTTTATTAAAAAAATCCAGGTATTATTGAAGGACTGCGTGAACAGAAGGTTGATGAGCGACGTTCCTCTTGGCGCCTACCTTAGCGGAGGCATTGATTCAAGCTCTGTTGTTGCTATGATGAGCATGATCAGCAAAGAAACCAATTCAAAAGAGGAGGTAAAGACATTCTCAGTCGGATTTGGCCATGGCGAGGAAACTGATGAATTGCAGCATGCGAAATTGATAAGCGAGCATTTCGGCACTAACCACAGGGAATATACTGTAAAATCAGACCTTGTAAAGCTGCTTCCAAAAATAGTGTGGCATTCTGACGAGCCATTGGCAGATCCTGCTCTTATCCCAGTCTACCTTCTTGCGCAGAATGCAAAAAAAGAAGTCACAGTTGTGCTTACAGGAGACGGCGGAGACGAGGTTTTTGCAGGATACGAGCAGTGCAAGTTTTTAATGCTGATGGAAAAGATGAAAAGGATTAATGTGCTTAAAAAAACAGTGCTTCCTTTTTTTGTTAAAAATTCGCCAAAATTCCTGTTAAATAAATTTTTTAAATATAGCTCCTCTTTGGGTGATGAGGGGATAAAGAGGGCGGTAAGCCTTCTGAAATCTGAGGGGAAAGGCAGGAATTACCTCGATATAGTATCAATCTTTAGCGAAGAAGACAAGAAAGGGGCCTTATTAAGCGATATTTACGGAAAAATAAAAAACACAAATCTGAGCAGATGGCTTGATGCAGAATATTTTAACAACAAAAACAATTATCTGAACCAGATCTTGGCCATGGAAATGGAAACCGTGCTGCCAGAGGACTTTTTGATGAAAGCAGACAAGATGAACATGGCCCATGCAGTTGAGGAAAGGGTGCCTTTTTTGGATCACAGATTGGTTGAGCTTTCCTTTACAATGCCGCCTAAGCTCAAGCTTCATGGCTTCAATGAAAAATACATTCTGAAAAAGGCAATGTCAAACTTCATCCCGAAAAAAATAATCAGCAGGCAGAAGCAGCGCTTCTATGTTCCGATTGATTTGTGGATCAGGGAAGACCTGAAATACTGGAGCGATATTCTGCTTGATAAGGAAACTATAAAAAGGCAGGGTTATTTTGATTATTCTTACATCGATAAAATAAGAAGGAATTATTCCGGGTCAAGGCTTTATTATGCAAGGCAGCTCTGGAGCCTGCTGGCTTTCCAGCTTTGGCACAGGATATTTATTGAAAACGAAATGCACAGTGAAATAGATCTGAATAAGCTTTACTAAAAATGACAAAATGATTGAACTGACAAACAAAAAAATAATGCTGCTGGTTGCCTTTTTGATAGCCATTAACCTAATTCCAATATGGTTTTTTGCTTATCCGCCATTGCAGGATTACCCGCAGCATCTTATGCAGGATAAAATTGTCATGGATTACCAGAATAAGGAATTTGATTACAGCAAATATTTTGATTTGAAATTCAGCCTTATACCCACTCTTTTTTCGATTTTTTCAATCATTTTATTTTCAAAAATCTTCGGCATTTACATTGCTGGAAAAATATTTCTTAGCATTTACGCAATCCTGTTTCCATTAAGCATTTTCTATTTTTTAGGCGCTGTTGGCAGGCGAAAGGCGATTCTTGGGTTTTTCAGCTTTATTTTCACTTATAACTGGTTTTTCAACAAAGGGCTGATCGATTTTGCAATAAGCCTTCCTTTCTTCTTTTTTGCATTAGGCTATTGGCTTAACAACCGGGATAAAATGAACATCGGCAAAATTCTGATTTCCACAATATTGGCGCTTCTGACCTTGTTTTCGCATCTGTTCTCTTTCATAATTTTGTTGATATCTGTATTTTTAGTGCAGATATTCCGCTATAAAAATAAAAAACAGGCATTCACAACAACGATCCCTTTCATATTGCCTGTTATTTTATTTGCAATATTCTGGTTTACAAGAACACCGGATGCTGCTCCGATTGATATCCTTTCTGCTTTTAACCCCCTGGTTTTGCTTAAGTCTTTCTTTGGTATGTTTCTGTCTTTTTCGCCGGTTCTTGAAGCTGCAATTCTGGCTGTCCCGCTGCTTTATTTTGTTTTTTTATTTCTCAGAAAATTTTTGGCCGATAAGCCCTTTTTAATCAAAAGATTATTCAATAAAAAATACAAGAATGAGTTTTTGATTTTAGCCTTGATTTTGCTTTTGCTGTTTGTAATTTCTCCGCCCGACCTTAAGACCTGGGCGCATTTCAAGATAAGATTCGTGCCTTTCATTGTCTTATTTTTTGTTTCCTGGCTAGAGCCGCCAAAAAAGAAGCGGCTTTTTTTGTTTATAACGCTTATTGCAGCTGTTCTATTATTGATGCTCACATTTTTTAATTATTACAATATAAACAAAGACTTTTCTGATTATTCTTCAGGCATCAGTGTTATTGAAAGAAATAAGCTCATACTGCCAATAACAATCAAGGATCTATATGGCTACACCATGAGGCCGTACGAGCATTTCTGGGCATATTACCATATTGAAAAAGGCGGAACAGGCCCTTATGTGTTTGCAGGGCACAGCACTCATTTAATAGCATACAAGGAAAAAATGCCTGCTCCAAAATCCATCATAGCTGCTCCAAATGAGCTGTCCCAGCAATTGAACTTCAGCAGGAAAATTTTATCTTACTATGATTATATTTTATTATGGGGTGAAAGCAGTGAAGTGGAGTCTGCTGTAATCAATTCAGGATTTTCATTATTGCATGAGAAAGGGAATCTAAAAGTATATGAAAATAAAATTCAGTAGAAACATTTAAGTATTCGATTTTTTTCACAAATACCGAGGGGTGCAAGCTTATCAAAATGAAAATAGCATTGGTTTTTCCTCCGTATAATTTAATAAAAGAAGCTTATGGAAGCAAGAAGCAGATAAAAAGCGGGAATCTGCCTCCGCTTGGCCTTGGCTATTTAGCCGGAGCTTTCGAGCAAAAAGGCCATACTGTCAAAATAATAGATGCTTCTGCAATGGGAATAGGATTTAACACAACAATAGGGATTCTGAAAGAATTCGGCCCTGATTTTATCGGGATAGCTGCAAACAATGCTGTGGCTGAAAATGCGATGTTTCTCGCGAACAAGGCGAAAGAAGAGCTGAATATCCCGATTATTTTGGGCGGCCCTCATCCATCGTGCTTTCCTGAAGAATGCCTCGGTAATAAAGGCGTAGATTATATTGTCTTGGGCGAGGGTGAAAAAACCTTCCCTGAGCTGATAGATAAAATTTCGGCAAGAAAAGACGTAAAAGGAATACCCGGTATAGGCTATAAAGAAAATGGCAAGTCAAAATTCACAGCGCAAACTGGGCCAATAATGGCTCTTGACGAGCTCCCGCCAATAGCATGGCATCTTTTTGATTTCCAGCTTTACACGCCGCTTCCTAACCAATATAAAAGGCTTCCGGCTGTGAATTATATAACCTCAAGGGGATGCCCGTGGAGAAAATGCGCCTTTTGCTATCAGAGCGGCATAATGAGCCAGGTTTATAGGCGGCATTCTCCTGAAAGGGTTGTTGAAGATATTAAGCTTTTGATGCATAAGTATGGAATAAGGGAGATTTCTTTTTGGGATGATAATTTCCTGATAAATGAAAGCTGGATAAAAAGGTTTTGCGACCTTCTCAAGGAAAACAAGCTGGATTTGGCATGGTCATGCTATGGAAAAGTAAGCACGCCGACAGAGGAAATGCTTAAGAGGGTGGCAGAAGCAGGTTGCTGGAGCGTATTTTATGGCATAGAAAGCGGCAACCAGGACCTGCTTGACGGCATAAACAAAGGAATAACATTGGATCAGGTAAGAAGGACAATAAAGCTGACGCATAAGTATGGGATGGAAACAAGAGGCTCTTTCATGCTCGCCATTCCTGGCGAAACCCCTGAAAAAGCTGAAAAAACAATAAAATTTGCAATAGAGCTTGACCTTGATTACGCGCAATTCCTGCCTACTTACCCTGAATATGGCACCCCGCTTTATGATCTCGCTATGAAAACAGGTAAGATTGTCAAGGGCTATCATGGAAGAACAAAAGCAGCCTACGTGCCTGAAGGGTATAAAGATGGCAAACAAGTCGAATATTATGTCAAAAAAGCATACAGGAAATTCTATTTCAGGCCTCATTATGTTTGGAAAGTGCTTAAAAAAATAAAGTCTTTTGATGATTTTAAAAAGTATTTTGAAGGCCTGAAGTTCATGATTGGCCTTACAAACTGACCATGCTGGATTACAAATTCGAAATACTTAAATATTGACTGAAATCAGGGTTTTATATGGTTGGGGAAGAAACAGAGCTAAAGATAAACTTGAACATTTTAAAGAAAAACTATAATTGGATAATTCTTGCCCTGATCCTGATCCTTGGATTTTATTTAAGATCATACCATCTTGATTATCCTGTTATCGGTTATCACAATACAAAAGAAGTGCATACGCTTGCTGAGGCAAGAAGCTTTTACAAAGGCGGCGATTATCTTTATCTCAGGGGCGATTATACAATCCCCTTGGTTGATCCGCCAAAATACTCCCATGTAGATAATTTTCCTCTTTATGAATGGATTTTTGTAATAGGATGGAAAATATTTGGGATGCAGCTGTGGGTTGCAAGATT
The sequence above is drawn from the Candidatus Woesearchaeota archaeon genome and encodes:
- a CDS encoding cobalamin B12-binding domain-containing protein, with product MKIALVFPPYNLIKEAYGSKKQIKSGNLPPLGLGYLAGAFEQKGHTVKIIDASAMGIGFNTTIGILKEFGPDFIGIAANNAVAENAMFLANKAKEELNIPIILGGPHPSCFPEECLGNKGVDYIVLGEGEKTFPELIDKISARKDVKGIPGIGYKENGKSKFTAQTGPIMALDELPPIAWHLFDFQLYTPLPNQYKRLPAVNYITSRGCPWRKCAFCYQSGIMSQVYRRHSPERVVEDIKLLMHKYGIREISFWDDNFLINESWIKRFCDLLKENKLDLAWSCYGKVSTPTEEMLKRVAEAGCWSVFYGIESGNQDLLDGINKGITLDQVRRTIKLTHKYGMETRGSFMLAIPGETPEKAEKTIKFAIELDLDYAQFLPTYPEYGTPLYDLAMKTGKIVKGYHGRTKAAYVPEGYKDGKQVEYYVKKAYRKFYFRPHYVWKVLKKIKSFDDFKKYFEGLKFMIGLTN
- a CDS encoding class I SAM-dependent methyltransferase; this encodes MIKVTKLKKHSGKAGKGKLFYKWNEQMFVKHGNESRFKHANPVIKYISNHRKRAILNLLSPKNTDKMLDAGCGSGIILREIKEGSVIGIDCSATALRQARKNMQGKNTKLMMADVQKLPFKKNSFNKIICSEVIEHLPSPAKVIDEIKRVSKRGAIVIFTIPNQPLLDKIAYMFRKLNVKKGELDLDMEWHIHKFNLKKFRQLIKNKFKIIKIKRSPFLFPLSYIIQCRN
- the asnB gene encoding asparagine synthase (glutamine-hydrolyzing), which encodes MCGISGFNFEDKASIKKMCDVIVHRGPDQGGIYTDKGISLGHRRLSIIDLSEKGMQPMCNEDKDIWIVFNGEIYNYKELRLDLENKAHKFRSETDTETIVHAYEEYGEDSVKKLNGDFAYAIYDGKKKKLLLARDRLGIKPLYYYLDSNKIIFASEIKAILQHKIKKEVNLESLNRFITLRYIPPSETIFKNIYKLKPGHLLSYDLKNKTHAIIRYWIPDISNGNILPASENFFIKKIQVLLKDCVNRRLMSDVPLGAYLSGGIDSSSVVAMMSMISKETNSKEEVKTFSVGFGHGEETDELQHAKLISEHFGTNHREYTVKSDLVKLLPKIVWHSDEPLADPALIPVYLLAQNAKKEVTVVLTGDGGDEVFAGYEQCKFLMLMEKMKRINVLKKTVLPFFVKNSPKFLLNKFFKYSSSLGDEGIKRAVSLLKSEGKGRNYLDIVSIFSEEDKKGALLSDIYGKIKNTNLSRWLDAEYFNNKNNYLNQILAMEMETVLPEDFLMKADKMNMAHAVEERVPFLDHRLVELSFTMPPKLKLHGFNEKYILKKAMSNFIPKKIISRQKQRFYVPIDLWIREDLKYWSDILLDKETIKRQGYFDYSYIDKIRRNYSGSRLYYARQLWSLLAFQLWHRIFIENEMHSEIDLNKLY